From one Gracilibacillus salinarum genomic stretch:
- a CDS encoding helix-turn-helix transcriptional regulator, translating to MKSTFELSRINELFPYSFTYKNSKKPQNELPDHMHSFHEIIFVHAGQGLFFIHNTLYKMNKGDVFIIPKDTLHHAKPDKHDLITSSVIFFSSALVHTNAIDESFSYLYLIEKVKKEQNFKIQLTEEEQLILEDHLRNIQQELSSKQIGSIHASLLFTQHILLELTRIKTNQSHDKLEEASMPYDWMQHILVYIEENLNQNISLSSLAKESLVSPAHFSRVFKQLTGMGPTAYINKKRILQSKELLLHTDHTISFIAEKTGFESTPHFYRTFKKYAGMTPSEFRKKQSIN from the coding sequence ATGAAGTCTACTTTTGAACTTTCAAGAATTAATGAGTTATTTCCATACTCGTTCACCTATAAAAACAGTAAAAAACCGCAAAATGAACTGCCGGACCATATGCATTCATTTCATGAAATAATCTTTGTTCATGCAGGACAAGGGTTATTCTTCATCCACAACACCCTCTATAAAATGAACAAAGGCGATGTGTTTATTATCCCGAAGGACACCTTACATCACGCCAAGCCTGACAAGCATGACTTAATCACTTCTTCTGTCATTTTTTTTAGTTCAGCTTTGGTTCATACCAATGCCATTGATGAGTCTTTTTCCTATTTGTACCTAATTGAGAAAGTTAAAAAAGAACAAAATTTCAAGATACAGCTCACTGAAGAAGAGCAATTAATATTAGAGGATCACTTACGTAATATCCAACAAGAATTATCTTCCAAACAAATCGGATCCATTCACGCTTCTTTGTTGTTCACTCAGCACATCCTGCTAGAGCTGACAAGAATTAAAACAAACCAGAGTCATGATAAGCTTGAAGAAGCAAGCATGCCTTATGACTGGATGCAACATATACTCGTATACATTGAAGAAAACTTAAACCAGAACATTTCCCTGTCAAGCTTGGCTAAAGAGTCTTTAGTAAGTCCTGCCCACTTCAGCAGAGTGTTTAAACAATTGACGGGAATGGGCCCGACAGCATATATTAATAAAAAACGAATCCTCCAGTCCAAAGAATTACTTTTACATACTGATCATACAATTTCCTTCATAGCAGAAAAAACCGGATTTGAAAGTACGCCGCATTTCTACCGAACATTTAAGAAATATGCAGGCATGACACCATCAGAATTCAGGAAGAAGCAATCCATAAACTAA
- a CDS encoding GerAB/ArcD/ProY family transporter, translated as MNTFKYADEKIKSSDILIAIPAVVIGIGILPFPRTLAKEMTTSDGWIPILIAGIIVIGIVWGLAKLASQFPNQSFMNYASSLVSKPVAKILTVLYFIFGITLTSLELRSVADVSHQYLFDRTPMEVIILTFLFVVVYAVSGSRAGLFRLNALFLPFIFCVTAILVLLSIGYMEVKNLLPVFKTDMKGYLKGISDSGLSFTGVSLLLFYIAFVKNPKKAPKMAVLGMSSVVAFYIVVYITCIAVFGDRATEVMRFPIIEVAKTIEVPGGFFERVESIFFVIWLMSLFTTTAIAYDIAVLTMNAVFPKVKKVKIVFILSPIVFFIATIPDSFMEIVNFAGWISYYSWGLNLLTLSLLWIAYWIKGGKQHET; from the coding sequence ATGAACACCTTTAAATATGCAGATGAGAAAATTAAAAGTAGCGATATATTGATTGCTATACCTGCTGTGGTGATAGGGATTGGCATACTACCCTTTCCCCGTACACTTGCGAAAGAGATGACCACTTCAGATGGATGGATCCCTATTCTAATTGCTGGAATTATAGTGATTGGAATTGTCTGGGGACTTGCAAAACTAGCCTCACAATTTCCTAATCAGTCCTTTATGAACTATGCATCTTCGTTAGTGTCAAAACCGGTAGCAAAAATTTTAACTGTTCTCTATTTTATATTTGGTATTACCTTAACCAGTTTAGAGCTTCGTTCGGTAGCGGACGTATCTCATCAATATTTATTTGATCGTACGCCGATGGAAGTAATTATACTTACATTTCTTTTCGTAGTGGTATATGCTGTTTCTGGTTCAAGGGCAGGGTTATTTAGACTCAATGCTTTGTTTTTACCATTTATATTTTGTGTGACAGCTATTTTAGTTTTGCTCTCAATTGGATATATGGAAGTCAAAAATCTATTACCTGTTTTTAAAACAGATATGAAAGGTTATCTCAAAGGTATTTCTGATAGTGGTTTATCATTTACAGGTGTAAGTCTTTTGCTTTTTTATATCGCGTTTGTGAAAAATCCAAAGAAAGCTCCAAAAATGGCTGTATTAGGAATGTCTTCGGTTGTTGCGTTTTATATTGTAGTTTACATAACATGTATAGCTGTATTCGGTGACAGAGCAACAGAAGTGATGCGTTTTCCAATTATAGAAGTAGCGAAGACAATTGAGGTACCTGGTGGCTTTTTTGAACGAGTGGAATCGATCTTTTTTGTCATTTGGTTAATGTCTTTATTTACTACAACTGCTATAGCTTACGATATTGCCGTTCTGACAATGAATGCTGTTTTTCCAAAAGTTAAAAAAGTTAAGATAGTGTTTATACTATCTCCTATTGTTTTTTTCATTGCTACCATACCCGATAGCTTCATGGAAATTGTCAATTTTGCAGGTTGGATTTCTTATTATAGCTGGGGTCTAAATTTGCTAACTCTATCATTATTATGGATCGCTTATTGGATAAAAGGGGGCAAGCAACATGAAACATAA
- a CDS encoding zinc-binding alcohol dehydrogenase family protein — MECIVCDQPNKLVKTSRTAPSKEKGQAIITIERIGVCGTDFHAYNGNQPFFQYPRVLGHELAGTVEWIDPDVSNIKKGDRVSIIPYLECGTCTACRQNKPNCCRNLKVIGVHVDGGMCEQMSVPVDHLLITNDISFDEAAVLEPLSIGAHAIKRSRLIAGDTVLVIGAGPIGLGVMAFAKKEGANVIAMDVNRNRLKFCRDWAQVDHVIDAMDAPMDTLDDLTDGDLPSIVFDATGNRDSMKKAFHFTAHGGELIYVGLVKDQITFFDPDFHEKELSLLASRNATRSDFEYVKRCIQSGQINIDNYITHRTAFADTVKTFSEWLDSEANVIKAMIEG, encoded by the coding sequence ATGGAATGTATAGTATGTGACCAACCAAATAAATTAGTGAAAACGAGCAGAACGGCACCGTCGAAAGAAAAAGGTCAAGCGATAATTACTATCGAACGGATAGGTGTTTGTGGAACAGATTTTCATGCATATAACGGAAATCAGCCATTCTTCCAATATCCGCGAGTGTTAGGTCATGAATTGGCTGGAACTGTGGAATGGATCGATCCAGATGTTTCTAATATAAAAAAAGGGGATCGGGTTAGCATTATTCCCTACCTCGAATGTGGAACATGTACAGCTTGCAGACAGAATAAGCCTAATTGTTGTAGAAATCTTAAGGTTATTGGTGTTCATGTGGACGGTGGGATGTGTGAACAAATGTCAGTTCCCGTTGACCATTTGCTTATAACAAATGATATTTCTTTCGATGAGGCAGCAGTACTTGAGCCACTTAGTATTGGTGCACATGCTATCAAGCGTTCCAGGCTGATTGCCGGTGACACGGTGCTTGTTATAGGCGCAGGACCAATTGGTCTAGGGGTGATGGCCTTCGCAAAAAAAGAAGGTGCTAACGTTATTGCAATGGATGTTAATAGAAATAGATTGAAATTCTGTCGCGACTGGGCACAAGTGGACCATGTTATTGATGCTATGGATGCGCCAATGGATACTTTGGATGATTTAACGGATGGGGATTTACCATCGATAGTGTTCGATGCAACCGGGAATCGTGATTCCATGAAGAAGGCATTTCATTTTACTGCTCATGGTGGTGAATTGATCTATGTAGGCTTAGTAAAAGACCAGATTACTTTTTTTGATCCGGATTTTCATGAGAAGGAACTTTCACTGCTAGCGAGTCGCAATGCAACGAGATCTGATTTTGAATATGTTAAGAGATGTATCCAATCGGGTCAAATAAATATTGATAACTATATTACACACCGTACAGCATTTGCAGATACAGTAAAAACGTTTAGCGAATGGCTAGATTCTGAAGCAAATGTGATAAAAGCAATGATTGAAGGATAA
- a CDS encoding YjcZ family sporulation protein, with protein sequence MSEEKGYGQGFTLIVVLFILLIIVGTSYVG encoded by the coding sequence ATGAGTGAAGAAAAAGGATACGGTCAAGGCTTTACCCTCATCGTTGTGTTATTTATTCTTCTTATCATTGTTGGAACTTCCTATGTAGGATAG
- a CDS encoding amidohydrolase family protein yields MRIDAHQHYWKINQHDYGWITPEIPILYRDFLEENLIPHLRKHQIDRTIVVQAAPTIEETEFILSQSEKSDIIAGVVGWIDIEDPSYKKQLELFLNHPQFVGIRIMVQDMPDENIILKRKYLDAFEYFGKIDLPVDLLVHANQLAAVVKLLNQVTIRGVIDHIAKPSIKEGAIEPWRSYMSEIAKHPTIYCKLSGMVTEADHVQWKSEDFVPYVQHIVKMFGAERLLYGSDWPVCLLAADYDEVIQLIENVLPENLTESDKARIFGENAKIFYKLDR; encoded by the coding sequence ATGAGAATAGATGCACATCAGCATTATTGGAAGATTAATCAACATGATTATGGCTGGATAACACCAGAGATTCCTATACTCTACCGTGATTTTCTGGAAGAGAATTTAATTCCTCATTTGCGGAAACATCAGATCGACAGAACGATTGTTGTTCAGGCAGCACCAACTATTGAAGAAACTGAATTTATCTTATCTCAAAGTGAAAAATCGGACATCATTGCGGGAGTAGTTGGGTGGATAGATATTGAGGACCCATCTTACAAAAAGCAACTTGAATTATTTTTAAATCATCCTCAGTTTGTCGGTATACGGATTATGGTACAAGACATGCCTGACGAAAACATTATCTTAAAACGAAAATACCTCGATGCATTTGAATATTTTGGAAAAATAGATTTGCCGGTTGATTTATTAGTACATGCAAATCAACTGGCAGCGGTGGTTAAGCTACTTAATCAAGTGACGATCCGAGGTGTGATTGACCATATTGCGAAACCATCAATAAAAGAAGGTGCAATAGAACCATGGAGAAGTTATATGTCAGAAATAGCGAAGCATCCGACCATATATTGCAAGTTATCAGGAATGGTGACAGAAGCTGATCATGTTCAATGGAAGTCGGAGGACTTCGTTCCATATGTACAACACATTGTGAAGATGTTTGGAGCAGAGCGCCTGTTGTATGGCAGTGACTGGCCAGTTTGTCTACTGGCAGCAGACTATGATGAAGTTATCCAGCTTATAGAGAATGTGTTACCTGAAAATCTGACGGAATCAGACAAGGCAAGGATTTTTGGTGAAAATGCGAAAATCTTTTATAAATTAGATAGGTAA
- a CDS encoding extracellular solute-binding protein, protein MKTKFFSLFFLVLLVLVSCSNNESASNNEGGDNTDSEDSPTIHFMTNLLTPNVPNEKILTKVEDATGYNLEIDWVPDNNYNERLNTAFATNSLPDVVGIGFQQIDQFKEAIRDGQFWEIGPYLEDYENLSKLKDEIIDNSKIDGKVYGIYQGRPLSRSGIIYRKDWADNLGLSAPTTTDEFFEMAKAFTEEDPDGNGEDDTIGLTDRSDLIYGSFKTIASWFGTPNYWGVKDDEILPQFMFQEYVDTMDFMKELRDNGYMNKDFPVTSKEDQTEMFKNGTAGLYVGSMSDVKSMYEDASKINPDVEYDVQNYVEGPDGEYGVWSIPGYGSLMLFPKSSVESEEELKDILTFYDYLMTPEVANLALWGEEGVHYELIDGQAKVIDQDKYDAEVRPYKIFEIGEPETSGKYEGYNDYEPALKAKELEKDNENYLIENPTVTLDSETYAAKAGELDQIMTDATYQYILGEMDEEGFEAAIEKWKEAGGQEALQEFNESYQK, encoded by the coding sequence ATGAAAACAAAATTTTTCAGTCTGTTTTTTTTAGTGTTATTAGTATTAGTCAGTTGCAGCAATAATGAAAGCGCTTCTAATAATGAAGGGGGTGACAACACGGATAGTGAAGACAGTCCAACGATTCATTTTATGACCAATTTATTAACACCGAATGTGCCGAATGAAAAGATTCTAACAAAGGTTGAAGATGCTACTGGCTATAATTTAGAAATCGATTGGGTACCTGACAATAATTATAATGAAAGACTGAATACTGCTTTTGCAACAAACTCTCTGCCAGATGTAGTCGGGATTGGGTTTCAACAGATTGATCAGTTTAAAGAAGCAATTCGTGATGGTCAGTTCTGGGAGATTGGACCATATTTAGAGGACTATGAGAATTTAAGTAAATTAAAAGACGAAATAATTGATAACTCAAAAATAGATGGAAAAGTTTATGGAATATACCAGGGAAGACCTTTGTCAAGATCTGGTATCATCTATCGTAAAGATTGGGCCGATAATCTTGGACTTTCAGCACCTACTACAACTGATGAATTCTTTGAAATGGCGAAGGCTTTTACCGAAGAGGATCCGGACGGTAATGGAGAAGATGATACTATTGGGCTGACGGATCGAAGTGATCTTATTTACGGTTCCTTCAAAACTATCGCATCCTGGTTCGGGACACCAAACTATTGGGGAGTCAAAGATGATGAAATATTACCTCAGTTTATGTTTCAGGAGTATGTGGATACGATGGATTTTATGAAGGAATTACGTGATAATGGTTACATGAACAAAGATTTTCCAGTGACTAGTAAAGAAGATCAGACAGAGATGTTTAAAAATGGAACAGCAGGGCTCTATGTTGGTTCGATGTCTGATGTGAAGTCTATGTATGAAGATGCATCAAAAATTAACCCCGATGTAGAATATGATGTACAAAATTATGTGGAAGGTCCTGATGGCGAATACGGGGTTTGGTCCATTCCTGGCTATGGTAGTTTAATGTTATTTCCAAAGTCCTCAGTTGAATCCGAAGAAGAACTGAAAGATATTCTGACATTTTATGATTATTTAATGACACCTGAAGTTGCTAACTTAGCATTATGGGGAGAAGAAGGAGTGCATTATGAATTAATTGATGGTCAGGCAAAAGTGATAGATCAGGACAAATATGATGCAGAGGTACGACCTTATAAAATATTTGAAATTGGAGAACCAGAAACAAGTGGAAAATATGAAGGTTATAATGATTATGAACCAGCACTTAAAGCCAAAGAATTAGAAAAAGATAATGAAAATTATTTAATCGAAAATCCAACCGTTACCCTAGATTCAGAAACTTATGCTGCAAAAGCAGGAGAATTAGATCAAATTATGACCGATGCAACCTATCAATATATTCTTGGTGAAATGGATGAAGAAGGATTTGAAGCGGCTATCGAGAAGTGGAAAGAAGCAGGAGGCCAGGAAGCATTACAAGAATTCAATGAGAGCTATCAGAAGTAA
- a CDS encoding Ger(x)C family spore germination protein — protein sequence MKHKCITIFIGVIMLTLLTACWDTIELEDRAFVAGHALDIAEQQEQGDQTTFEMTEQLVVPSGLGTILRPGGGPAFRNISEVGKSLYDIDTKISRQINRISNIEHLEISLISKEIAEIEGLFPKVLDVFTRHQKMRRGLLIAITEDKATDYLTIQPEHVKLPARYLSELLENKRVPVTTGPVRMGDVQEHLLNNQSFVIPVLQIVSDKVVEYKGLGAFRGQSGQMVGVLEEEDAKGRNIIVGENQQGTITTTLLKEPITYYVDNGSSKFTLTNINKDNLHITVEIQLEARIAEYFGSIEMYSKKNQKKLKKALENRIETLVQAAVTKVKDDLQVDIFTFDDYLRIHHYDFWQEVKQNWDTGENYFSKSTITFKVDADIEQPGNTYQVKNKKERD from the coding sequence ATGAAACATAAATGTATTACCATATTTATTGGTGTTATCATGTTGACGCTGCTTACGGCTTGCTGGGATACTATTGAGCTGGAGGATAGAGCATTTGTAGCTGGACATGCTTTGGATATAGCGGAGCAACAAGAACAAGGTGATCAAACTACCTTTGAAATGACAGAACAATTAGTAGTTCCCTCTGGTTTAGGGACCATTCTTCGGCCAGGAGGAGGTCCTGCATTTCGAAATATATCAGAAGTAGGTAAAAGTTTATATGATATTGATACCAAAATTTCCAGGCAGATAAATCGGATTAGCAATATTGAGCATTTAGAAATATCTTTGATTTCAAAGGAAATTGCGGAAATAGAAGGTTTATTTCCAAAAGTACTAGACGTTTTTACGAGGCACCAGAAAATGAGAAGAGGACTATTAATAGCCATTACTGAAGATAAAGCGACAGACTATTTAACTATTCAGCCGGAGCATGTGAAACTGCCCGCCCGTTATCTAAGTGAGCTGCTGGAGAATAAACGGGTACCCGTCACAACGGGACCTGTTCGTATGGGGGATGTTCAGGAACATCTTCTAAATAATCAGAGCTTTGTTATCCCGGTTCTACAAATAGTCTCTGATAAAGTAGTCGAATATAAAGGGCTAGGAGCATTTCGTGGGCAGTCAGGTCAGATGGTTGGCGTTCTCGAGGAAGAAGATGCGAAAGGTCGGAACATCATTGTAGGTGAAAATCAACAGGGGACTATTACAACAACTTTACTCAAAGAACCTATTACGTATTACGTAGACAATGGATCTAGTAAGTTTACATTAACCAATATAAATAAAGATAATTTACATATTACTGTGGAGATCCAATTAGAGGCTAGAATTGCTGAATACTTTGGATCAATAGAAATGTACAGTAAAAAAAATCAAAAAAAATTAAAAAAGGCACTGGAAAATAGAATCGAAACATTAGTTCAAGCAGCGGTAACTAAAGTGAAGGACGATTTACAAGTAGATATTTTTACTTTTGATGATTACCTTCGTATCCATCACTACGATTTTTGGCAAGAGGTTAAACAGAATTGGGATACAGGAGAGAATTATTTCTCTAAAAGTACGATAACGTTTAAGGTAGATGCCGATATTGAACAACCAGGGAACACCTATCAAGTGAAAAACAAGAAAGAAAGGGATTAA